The Lathyrus oleraceus cultivar Zhongwan6 chromosome 5, CAAS_Psat_ZW6_1.0, whole genome shotgun sequence genome includes the window ATCAACATGTGCATTTCATGTTACATGTCTGAGTCAGATTTCTTTTTGTTTTAAGCTCAGTTAGGTAACCGGTATCAAATGTTTTTTACAAACAGTTTCATATGAAACAACATTGAGGACACTTTTATCCTTGTATGTCTGTATTTATTGGGTTTGAAACAATTGTTTTCGCGTACACATACAAATAGATTCACTGATTTAGCATTATCGTTGGGCCTAAAGAATTTGGCTATATGTTATTGTTTCAACAGTGCAATATATGAATATGAAGATTTTCTTTTGTCCTTCATACAGATAACTTGCTATTGACGGAAGACCATGGAACAGTCAAGCTAGCAGATTTTGGTTTAGCAAGAGAAGAGTCTTTAACTGAGATGATGACAGCTGAAACGGGAACATACCGTTGGATGGCTCCAGAGGTATATTGATGAATATATGTACTTTTTATGTTGTCTGATATTTTTACGAGCATCTCAGATTGATTGTGCAAACACAATTGCAGTTATACAGTACTGTCACACTGAGGCAGGGGGAGAAGAAGCATTATAACCATAAAGTTGATGCGTATAGCTTTGCCATTGTGTTTTGGGAGCTCTTACACAACAAAGTTCCTTTTGAAGGCATGTCAAACCTTCAAGCGGCATATGCTGCTGCCTTCAAGGTAAAACAAGATCTTGCATATTTCATTTCCTACATGTTGTCATCTAATGTTGTTTTTAAAGCTGACGAAAACTGTTTACGTGTGTCTTTTGGTTTTTAAGAATGTAAGGCCGAGTGCGGATCATCTCCCTGAGGAACTGGCTATAATTCTTACTTCATGCTGGCAAGAGGACGCAAATGCCCGACCCAACTTCACTCAGATAATCCAAATGCTCTTAAATTATCTGTACACCGTTTCGCCTCCTGAGCCTGCAATTCCTTCAAGAATATTTACTTCTGAGAACACAGTGTTGCCGCCTGAGTCTCCTGGTACGAGCTCCTTAATGGCGAAGCGTGATGACACCGGCGATACACCGAGAGTAAAGGACGAAATAAAGCCTAATGGTTTCCTTTGCTGTTTTAGCCAGTGTTATTAACTCTTGAACAAGTCTTTCAAGTTAAAAATGGGATTAAAAATTGTAATATAGAATCTTGTCCAAAGAGGAATCCTTTTTTGATAACTTGGTAAATGTTCAGATTAATAATAAATAATCTTACAATTCTAGTAAAACTTGGTTCTTTATTTTGCTTTTAATGTTTGATCGTCGCTCATATAAAGTCGAAAGTCGGGGGTTTACATCTAACAAGAGTCAGTCACGTGTCATAATTATCAAAGATCCATGCAGATGAATTGTAATTATTTATGTCAAAGCAATATTTTCGGTAGAGTTTGTTGTCGTCGAAATTGTGTGAGTGTCGAGGAGTTAGCCTCTCGACATGGATTTGATTTTAAATCTAGTTTTGTAGTGTTGACATAATTAAGTATTTTAGGTTTTTATTTTTAGGCTTTACTTATGGAGCAAGCAAGcaaaatctataaatagggagtaatCCCTATTATTGTAAACACTtgaattttgcagttgcaaaagAATAAAGAATAACAGTTTGTGAGCAGAGAGGAATTTTGCAGAAAATACATCTTCCTTCTCTCGATAAATCCTAACTCTTTTCTTCTCAATTCAACcttttttttcttgtttttcatcACCATTGTGCATCGATACAATCTTGTAATCAAtgttggttgattcactcgagtgaaaAGTGAAGAATAAGAGGGAATTCGATCGGTGcgattgaatcttgttcatcaagattgatttgaAATTACTCAAAGTCTTGGATTTAATTCCAACATATGGTATCTAGAGCACTGGCTGAGGAATTTTTGGAAGCATAACATGATGAATCATCAGAACAGACATTTTTCGCCGAGTCTCCTAATTCCGAAGAATCAGAAATacgagaattggtgcaagcagataaatgttgttttttgctatcaagatctttgggatcttgtgaaaGAGGGAGTGACATCGCTTACAAAAAACGTGACAGATGAAGAAAAAGTTGtacacaaagaattgaagaagaaagattataaagctctctttatgATCCATCAATTTGTTGATTTTGATaattttgaaaaggttagtgatgttgAATTAGCGAAATAAGCGTGGGAAATTCTTGAAAAATCGTTTGGAGACAGAGAGAAGGTGAAAaaggtgaggttacaaactcacaaaagaacgtatggATTGCTTCtgatggaagacaatgaaagcataactaattttttcactagggttacaaaactggtgaatcaaatcaatgtatgtggagaagtgttgacatcaagatcagttgtttcaaagatcttgaggtcattgaCTCCAAAGTTCGATCATGTagtagtagccatagaagagtcgaaggatttatcaacattgacaaaggaagagTTTAAAGAGACACTTGAATATCATGAACAAAGAATGCCTGAAAGAGTTGCAGGCAAGTCAAATAGTGATGTGGTTTTGCAGGAGGAATCAACAAGAAAAACGAAAGGCAGATGAAAGTGGCTCGACAACAAAGGTAAATGAGactacaacaattcgactggtcgaaataAGCAAAAAGGAGGCTGGTCTAATCAGAGAAAACCCTCATACCAAATTAAGCAAAGAGACGGTGATGTAGGTAGATGAAGAGGTGGTGGTCGAAAACttgacaaaagtcacattcagtgtttTAATTGTCAAAAGTATGGTCACTACTCAAGTGATTGTCCTGAAAAACAGAAGAACCAGGAAACTGATGCAAAGTTTgcaaagcatgaagaagaagagatgttgttaATGGTCAaaacaagagatgaagaaagattccATGACCAATGGTATTTGGtctcaggatgctcatcacacatgactgaTGGGGAAAGATGACAAGAGGTTAGTAATTTCCAATGTACTGTACATATTAGACACGAAAAGTAATTTGCTCAACATAGGGCAGTTGGTAgaaaagaactacaaagtgtctatcaaagacaagatgatgagagttatcgactcaggtggaaggttaatcttgaaggcaccTATGTCTCAGAATAGGACCTTCAGGATTgaacttaatgtgatggagcacaaGT containing:
- the LOC127083709 gene encoding serine/threonine-protein kinase STY13, encoding MESGPRLYSFDHFNFDPKWFIDPKHLYVGPRIGEGAHAKVYEGKYKNQIVAIKIVHKGDSTEEIAKREDRFAREVAMLSRVQHKNLVKFIGACKEPVMVIVTELLSGGTLRKYLLNMRPKCLDTHVAIGFSLDIARAMECLHSHGIIHRDLKPDNLLLTEDHGTVKLADFGLAREESLTEMMTAETGTYRWMAPELYSTVTLRQGEKKHYNHKVDAYSFAIVFWELLHNKVPFEGMSNLQAAYAAAFKNVRPSADHLPEELAIILTSCWQEDANARPNFTQIIQMLLNYLYTVSPPEPAIPSRIFTSENTVLPPESPGTSSLMAKRDDTGDTPRVKDEIKPNGFLCCFSQCY